A part of Streptomyces sp. NBC_01451 genomic DNA contains:
- a CDS encoding magnesium and cobalt transport protein CorA — MTAHNTPRPWVPVVDCALYEYGRRRPGQLSPEEAMDAARTTPSAFAWIGLHASTADQLQAVAGVFALHPLAVEHALEAHQRPKPERYDDTLFLGLRTAAYVEHGRLTPTADLVGTGEIMAFAGRDFIVVVRHDLSEPLTGARSRLEADPERLAHGPAAVLHAIADSVVDQYLDVVTALETDADEIENDAYSPDTGHDIGRIYQLKRELVELKRTVVPLARPVRGLAVRRVPGVDRELTAYFRDVADHLTQAAERLTALTELVDNTLTMALAQTGLRQNHDMRRISAAALIAIRQASYFLSKIELRRGKASTMALWRKRLLIATFHIAADAAEHFGLPRDRTVTRGSQIEVLTRLSLTAHVANDGPAGLELPCPHA; from the coding sequence ATGACAGCCCACAACACGCCCCGGCCGTGGGTCCCCGTAGTCGACTGTGCCCTGTACGAGTACGGGCGCCGTCGGCCGGGGCAGCTGTCGCCGGAAGAGGCCATGGATGCCGCCCGCACCACCCCCAGTGCCTTCGCCTGGATCGGTCTGCACGCCTCCACCGCCGACCAACTCCAGGCCGTCGCCGGGGTGTTCGCCCTCCACCCGCTGGCGGTCGAGCACGCCCTGGAAGCCCACCAGCGGCCCAAGCCGGAACGGTACGACGACACCCTCTTCCTCGGCCTGCGCACTGCTGCCTACGTCGAACACGGCCGGCTGACGCCCACCGCCGACCTCGTCGGCACCGGTGAGATCATGGCCTTCGCGGGCCGCGACTTCATCGTCGTAGTCCGCCACGACCTCTCAGAGCCGCTCACCGGCGCCCGCAGCCGCCTGGAGGCCGACCCCGAGCGCCTCGCCCACGGCCCTGCCGCCGTCCTGCACGCCATCGCCGACTCCGTCGTGGACCAGTACCTCGACGTCGTCACCGCCCTGGAGACCGACGCCGACGAGATCGAGAACGATGCCTACTCCCCGGACACCGGCCACGATATCGGCCGCATCTACCAGCTCAAGCGCGAACTCGTCGAACTCAAGCGAACCGTCGTGCCACTGGCCCGGCCCGTGCGCGGCCTCGCCGTACGCCGCGTCCCCGGCGTGGACCGGGAACTCACCGCCTACTTCCGCGACGTCGCCGACCACCTCACCCAAGCCGCAGAACGCCTCACCGCTCTGACCGAACTCGTCGACAACACCCTGACCATGGCCCTCGCCCAGACCGGCCTCCGGCAGAACCATGACATGCGCCGCATCAGCGCCGCCGCCCTGATCGCCATCCGCCAGGCGTCCTATTTCCTGTCGAAGATCGAGCTCCGGCGCGGCAAGGCATCGACGATGGCGCTCTGGCGCAAGAGACTGTTGATCGCCACCTTCCACATCGCGGCTGACGCCGCCGAGCACTTCGGCCTGCCCCGCGACCGTACGGTCACCAGGGGCTCTCAGATCGAGGTGTTGACACGCCTGTCACTCACGGCTCATGTCGCGAACGACGGGCCTGCCGGACTGGAGTTGCCATGCCCGCACGCCTGA